In a single window of the Falsibacillus pallidus genome:
- the yqiS gene encoding phosphate butyryltransferase gives MNLHSLIEKATQMNKAAIAVAAAEDKEVIEAVAAAAEKNMAKFLLFGNQDKIKAVIKETAPQLAEDAQVSIIQAETASKACELAVRSVHNGEADVLMKGNVPTAVILKAVLNKEYGLRTGNVLSHVAAFEVPGYDRLIFVTDAAMNIAPDLNQKAQIIQNSVSIASSIGVDMPKVAPLAAVEVINPVMEATLDAAALTQMNARGQIKNCIVDGPLALDNAVSIEAAEHKGIHSHAAGQADILLVPNIETGNVLYKSLIYFANAKVGAVIAGAKAPIVLTSRSDSAESKLNSLALAICSLG, from the coding sequence ATGAATTTACACTCACTCATTGAAAAAGCAACCCAAATGAATAAAGCAGCAATAGCTGTTGCAGCTGCCGAAGACAAAGAAGTAATCGAAGCTGTTGCGGCTGCGGCAGAAAAAAACATGGCCAAATTTCTTTTGTTTGGCAATCAAGACAAAATTAAAGCAGTCATTAAAGAGACTGCGCCACAGCTGGCAGAGGATGCCCAGGTTTCCATCATCCAAGCTGAAACAGCTTCAAAAGCATGTGAGCTTGCAGTAAGATCCGTACATAATGGAGAAGCTGATGTGCTGATGAAAGGAAACGTTCCAACAGCTGTCATCTTAAAAGCTGTTTTGAATAAGGAGTATGGCTTGAGGACCGGCAATGTGCTTTCGCATGTAGCCGCTTTCGAAGTCCCCGGCTATGACCGCTTGATTTTTGTGACGGATGCAGCGATGAATATTGCACCAGACTTGAATCAAAAAGCTCAAATCATTCAAAATTCAGTTTCCATTGCCTCTTCCATCGGAGTGGATATGCCGAAGGTTGCACCACTTGCAGCTGTTGAGGTAATCAATCCTGTCATGGAAGCCACATTGGATGCAGCCGCTCTTACACAGATGAATGCCCGCGGGCAAATCAAGAATTGTATAGTAGACGGACCATTGGCATTAGATAATGCAGTTTCCATTGAGGCTGCAGAACATAAAGGCATTCACAGTCATGCTGCTGGACAAGCAGACATTCTACTCGTGCCTAATATAGAAACGGGAAATGTCCTATATAAATCACTGATTTATTTTGCCAATGCAAAAGTTGGTGCAGTTATCGCAGGTGCTAAAGCCCCAATCGTATTAACTTCAAGATCTGACAGTGCAGAAAGCAAGCTGAATTCATTAGCGCTGGCAATCTGTTCATTAGGATAA
- the bcd gene encoding branched-chain amino acid dehydrogenase, with protein sequence MKIFDYMTTYDYEQLVFCQDEQSGLKAIIAIHDTTLGPALGGTRMWTYESEEAAIEDALRLAKGMTYKNAAAGLNLGGGKTVIIGDPRKDKNEAMFRAFGRFIQGLNGRYITAEDVGTTVADMDLIHEETNFVTGISPAFGSSGNPSPVTAFGVYRGMKAAAKEAFGTDSLEGKTIAVQGVGNVAFNLCRHLHEEGANLIVTDINKEAVQRAVEEFGAKAVDPNEIYSVDCDIFAPCALGAVINDDTIPVIKAKVIAGAANNQLKETRHGDTIHEMGIVYTPDYVINAGGVINVADELYGYNAERAMKRVEQIYNNVEKVFEIAKRDNIPSYVAADRMAEERIQTMKNSRSQFLLNSKHILNQRV encoded by the coding sequence ATGAAAATTTTTGACTACATGACAACATATGACTATGAGCAATTGGTATTTTGCCAAGATGAACAATCCGGATTAAAAGCAATCATCGCTATCCATGACACAACGCTTGGACCTGCATTGGGCGGTACTCGCATGTGGACATACGAGTCCGAGGAAGCAGCAATTGAAGATGCATTGCGCCTTGCAAAAGGAATGACTTATAAAAATGCAGCAGCAGGATTGAATCTTGGCGGAGGAAAGACAGTTATCATCGGCGACCCTCGCAAAGATAAAAATGAAGCGATGTTCCGTGCATTCGGACGCTTTATCCAAGGATTGAACGGACGCTATATCACAGCAGAAGATGTAGGTACAACTGTGGCAGATATGGATTTAATCCATGAAGAAACAAACTTTGTTACAGGGATTTCACCGGCATTCGGTTCTTCCGGCAACCCATCTCCTGTAACGGCATTCGGAGTATACCGCGGAATGAAAGCGGCAGCAAAAGAAGCTTTCGGTACAGATTCCCTTGAAGGCAAGACAATTGCAGTACAAGGTGTTGGAAACGTAGCATTCAACCTTTGCCGTCATCTTCATGAAGAAGGCGCAAACTTGATTGTTACTGATATCAATAAAGAAGCTGTTCAAAGAGCAGTGGAAGAATTCGGTGCAAAGGCAGTAGATCCAAATGAAATCTACAGTGTTGATTGTGATATCTTTGCTCCATGTGCCCTTGGTGCAGTCATCAACGATGATACAATCCCTGTAATCAAAGCTAAAGTCATCGCTGGTGCAGCTAACAATCAGCTGAAAGAAACTCGCCATGGCGATACGATCCACGAAATGGGCATCGTCTACACTCCGGATTATGTCATCAATGCCGGCGGTGTTATCAATGTAGCCGATGAATTATACGGATACAATGCAGAAAGAGCAATGAAGCGTGTAGAACAAATCTACAATAATGTAGAAAAAGTTTTTGAAATTGCTAAACGTGACAATATTCCTTCTTATGTTGCTGCGGATCGTATGGCTGAAGAAAGAATTCAAACTATGAAAAATTCCCGCAGCCAATTCCTATTGAACAGCAAACATATTCTTAACCAACGCGTGTAA
- the buk gene encoding butyrate kinase — MQEKEYRILVINPGSTSTKIGVFDNEKDILEKTIRHDADKINSFENIIDQYEFRKEMILETLDEEGINISKLSAVCGRGGLLRPIEGGTYAVNEAMLEDLRIGFSGQHASNLGGIIAFEIASGLNIPSFIVDPVVVDELEPLARISGFSLIERKSIFHALNQKAVARRVAKQIGKRYEELNLIVTHMGGGITVGVHKNGKVIDVNNGLTGDGPFSPERAGTVPAGDLIDLCFSGEYYRDEIMKKLVGQGGLVGYLGTNDAVQVEKMIADGDQKAKHIYDAMAYQIAKEIGSASAVLDGKVDAIILTGGLAYGKDFVAEISRKINWIADVIIHPGENELQALAEGALRVLQGEEEVKMYPGSVKDKTIV, encoded by the coding sequence GTGCAAGAGAAAGAATATCGAATACTCGTCATCAACCCTGGATCGACTTCAACGAAAATCGGCGTTTTCGATAATGAAAAGGATATTTTGGAGAAAACCATTCGTCATGATGCAGATAAAATAAATTCTTTTGAGAATATCATCGATCAATATGAATTCCGAAAAGAAATGATTTTAGAGACACTTGACGAAGAAGGCATCAACATCTCTAAACTGAGTGCCGTATGCGGAAGGGGAGGCCTGCTCCGCCCAATTGAAGGGGGAACTTATGCGGTCAACGAAGCCATGCTTGAAGATCTGCGCATCGGCTTTTCCGGCCAGCATGCTTCTAATCTCGGGGGGATCATTGCCTTTGAAATTGCTTCCGGCCTAAATATTCCATCGTTTATCGTTGATCCGGTCGTAGTCGATGAATTGGAGCCGCTTGCAAGAATATCAGGATTCTCCTTGATTGAGAGAAAGAGCATCTTCCATGCGCTCAATCAAAAAGCCGTTGCCAGAAGAGTGGCTAAGCAAATAGGGAAGCGCTATGAAGAGCTTAATTTGATTGTCACCCATATGGGAGGCGGGATTACAGTAGGCGTTCATAAGAATGGAAAAGTCATAGATGTCAATAATGGATTAACAGGCGACGGCCCCTTCAGCCCTGAGCGTGCCGGGACTGTTCCTGCAGGTGACTTGATCGACCTTTGCTTTTCAGGTGAATATTATCGTGATGAAATCATGAAAAAGCTTGTAGGACAAGGCGGACTTGTTGGATACTTAGGCACAAATGATGCGGTGCAGGTGGAGAAAATGATTGCTGATGGCGATCAAAAGGCAAAGCACATCTATGATGCCATGGCCTATCAGATTGCAAAAGAAATCGGATCAGCAAGTGCAGTCCTGGACGGAAAAGTAGATGCCATCATTTTGACAGGCGGATTAGCATATGGAAAAGACTTTGTGGCAGAGATCTCCCGCAAAATCAATTGGATTGCTGACGTTATCATCCATCCTGGTGAAAATGAGCTCCAGGCACTTGCAGAAGGTGCATTGAGGGTCCTTCAAGGTGAAGAAGAAGTGAAAATGTATCCTGGTAGTGTTAAAGATAAGACAATTGTTTAA
- the lpdA gene encoding dihydrolipoyl dehydrogenase translates to MAQEYDLVILGGGTGGYVAAIRASQLGLKTAVVEKSKLGGTCLHKGCIPSKALLRSAEVFHTAKRGEEFGVVIPEVSVNFPRVQERKNSIIDQLHKGVQHLMKQGKIDVFEGTGRILGPSIFSPMPGTISVEMNDGTENEMLIPKNVIVATGSRPRSLPGLDIDGEFVLSSDEALQLEQLPKSIIIVGGGVIGIEWASMLTDFGVEVTVVEYADRIIPTEDHEISKEMQRLMKKKGVKITTGAKVLPETLNKGEGEVSISAEIKGDQKTFTAEKILVSVGRQANTENIGIENTDIVIEKGFVKVNNYFQTKESHIYAIGDVIGGLQLAHVASHEGITAVEHIANENPHPMDYTMVSKCIYSNPEVGSVGYTEQEAKDKGFNVKTGKFSFRAIGKALVFGESDGFVKIVADKDTNDILGVHMIGPHVTDMISEAGLARVLDATPWEVANTIHPHPTLSEAIGEAALAVDGKAIHS, encoded by the coding sequence ATGGCTCAAGAATATGATTTGGTCATCCTTGGCGGAGGAACAGGCGGCTACGTAGCTGCAATCCGTGCTTCTCAGCTTGGCTTGAAAACGGCTGTCGTTGAAAAGAGCAAACTGGGTGGAACATGTCTGCATAAGGGGTGCATTCCAAGTAAAGCCCTTTTGAGAAGTGCAGAAGTTTTCCATACAGCTAAACGCGGGGAAGAATTCGGGGTTGTCATCCCGGAGGTTTCTGTAAATTTCCCTCGTGTCCAAGAACGCAAGAACAGTATTATCGATCAGCTTCATAAAGGCGTACAGCATTTGATGAAACAAGGAAAGATCGATGTGTTTGAAGGGACTGGACGCATTTTAGGGCCATCAATTTTCTCGCCTATGCCAGGCACCATTTCTGTTGAAATGAATGATGGAACTGAAAACGAAATGCTCATACCGAAAAATGTGATCGTTGCAACAGGATCACGTCCACGTTCCTTGCCGGGGCTTGATATTGACGGAGAGTTTGTTCTTTCCTCAGATGAAGCTCTTCAATTGGAACAGCTGCCAAAATCAATCATCATTGTCGGCGGCGGTGTCATTGGAATCGAGTGGGCATCCATGCTGACTGACTTCGGAGTAGAGGTAACTGTAGTAGAATATGCTGACAGAATCATCCCGACAGAAGATCACGAGATTTCTAAAGAAATGCAGCGCTTAATGAAGAAAAAAGGTGTTAAAATCACCACTGGAGCGAAAGTCCTTCCTGAAACCCTTAATAAGGGAGAGGGAGAAGTATCCATCAGTGCAGAAATTAAAGGCGATCAAAAAACCTTTACTGCTGAAAAGATCCTTGTTTCTGTCGGCCGTCAAGCCAATACAGAAAATATCGGGATTGAAAATACGGATATCGTCATTGAAAAAGGCTTCGTTAAAGTCAATAACTATTTCCAAACAAAAGAAAGCCACATCTATGCGATCGGGGATGTGATCGGCGGCCTTCAGCTGGCACATGTTGCTTCACATGAAGGAATCACTGCAGTAGAGCATATTGCCAATGAAAATCCTCATCCAATGGATTACACAATGGTATCGAAATGTATTTACAGCAATCCGGAGGTAGGGAGTGTCGGATATACTGAACAGGAAGCAAAAGATAAAGGCTTCAATGTCAAGACAGGAAAGTTCTCATTCCGTGCAATTGGAAAAGCGCTTGTATTTGGAGAATCTGACGGATTCGTCAAAATCGTTGCCGATAAAGATACAAATGATATCTTAGGAGTTCACATGATTGGACCGCACGTAACCGATATGATCTCTGAAGCTGGTCTTGCACGTGTTCTTGATGCAACCCCTTGGGAGGTAGCAAATACAATCCATCCGCATCCGACATTGAGCGAAGCAATCGGGGAAGCTGCACTGGCAGTAGATGGAAAAGCAATTCATTCTTAA
- a CDS encoding thiamine pyrophosphate-dependent dehydrogenase E1 component subunit alpha, whose translation MAENRHKALGLTDENVLEMYETMLMARRIDERMWLLNRSGKIPFVISCQGQEAAQIGAAFALDREKDYVLPYYRDMGVVLRFGMTAKELMLSGFAKAEDPNSGGRQMPGHFGQKKNRIVTGSSPVTTQVPHAVGIALAGKMEKKDLVTFVTFGEGSSNQGDFHEGANFAGVHKLPVIFMCENNKYAISVPIEKQLACENVSDRAIGYGMPGVTVDGNDPLEVYKAVKEAADRGRRGEGPTLVETVSYRLTPHSSDDDDRSYRSPDEVAKAKTLDPIITFGAYLKETGVMTDEIEKEINDRVMKEVNEATDYAENAPYADPETALKYVYAEEK comes from the coding sequence ATGGCAGAAAATCGTCATAAAGCTCTAGGTTTGACAGATGAAAATGTTTTAGAAATGTATGAAACAATGCTGATGGCCCGCCGTATTGATGAACGCATGTGGCTGTTAAACCGTTCTGGAAAAATTCCTTTCGTAATCTCATGCCAAGGCCAGGAGGCTGCACAGATTGGAGCGGCATTTGCACTTGATCGTGAAAAAGACTACGTACTTCCTTATTACCGCGACATGGGTGTTGTGCTCAGATTTGGCATGACAGCAAAAGAATTGATGCTATCCGGCTTTGCAAAAGCTGAAGATCCAAACTCCGGCGGACGTCAAATGCCAGGACATTTCGGACAGAAGAAAAACCGCATTGTCACAGGTTCATCCCCTGTTACAACACAAGTTCCACATGCTGTGGGAATTGCATTGGCTGGGAAAATGGAAAAGAAAGACCTCGTAACCTTCGTTACATTCGGTGAAGGCTCTTCCAACCAGGGAGATTTCCATGAAGGTGCCAACTTTGCTGGTGTACATAAACTTCCGGTTATCTTTATGTGTGAAAACAATAAATATGCCATCTCTGTTCCAATCGAGAAGCAATTGGCTTGTGAAAATGTATCTGACCGCGCCATCGGCTATGGTATGCCTGGTGTGACTGTAGATGGAAACGACCCGCTTGAAGTATACAAAGCTGTCAAAGAAGCTGCAGACCGCGGCCGCAGAGGCGAAGGTCCAACATTAGTTGAAACGGTTTCTTACCGATTGACTCCTCACTCCTCTGATGACGATGATCGTTCATACCGCTCACCAGATGAAGTGGCGAAAGCAAAAACACTCGATCCAATCATTACATTTGGAGCTTACTTGAAAGAGACAGGCGTCATGACTGACGAAATTGAAAAAGAAATCAACGACCGAGTGATGAAAGAAGTCAACGAAGCAACAGATTATGCTGAAAATGCTCCTTATGCAGATCCGGAAACAGCATTAAAATACGTTTATGCAGAAGAGAAATAA
- a CDS encoding alpha-ketoacid dehydrogenase subunit beta: MPVISYIDAVTMAIREEMERDEKVFVLGEDVGKKGGVFKATHGLYDQFGEERVIDTPLAESAIAGVGIGAAMYGMRPIAEMQFADFIMPAVNQIISEAARIRYRSNNDWSCPMVIRAPYGGGVHGALYHSQSVEAVFANQPGLKIVMPSTPYDVKGLLKAAIRDEDPVLFFEHKRAYRLIKGEVPEDDYVLPIGKADVKREGEDITVITYGLSVHFALQAAERLAEDGIEAHILDLRTIYPLDKEAIIEAASKTGKVLLVTEDNKEGSIISEVSAIISENCLFDLDAPIMRLAGPDVPAMPYAPTMEKYFMINPDKVEKAMRELAEY, translated from the coding sequence ATGCCAGTAATTTCTTATATTGATGCCGTTACAATGGCGATCCGTGAAGAAATGGAACGCGATGAAAAAGTATTCGTATTAGGTGAAGACGTAGGTAAAAAGGGAGGCGTTTTTAAAGCGACTCATGGTCTTTATGATCAATTCGGCGAAGAGCGTGTCATTGATACACCTCTTGCTGAATCTGCTATTGCAGGTGTAGGAATCGGAGCAGCCATGTATGGAATGCGTCCGATTGCTGAAATGCAGTTTGCTGATTTCATCATGCCTGCAGTAAACCAAATCATTTCAGAAGCGGCTCGCATCAGATACCGCTCAAACAATGATTGGAGCTGTCCAATGGTCATCCGTGCCCCTTATGGAGGCGGAGTCCACGGTGCTCTTTACCATTCTCAATCAGTAGAAGCAGTTTTTGCAAACCAGCCAGGGTTGAAAATTGTCATGCCTTCTACACCTTATGATGTAAAAGGCCTGCTTAAAGCAGCCATCCGTGATGAGGATCCTGTATTATTCTTCGAGCATAAGCGTGCATACCGCTTAATCAAGGGAGAAGTTCCTGAGGATGACTATGTACTTCCAATCGGGAAAGCAGATGTAAAAAGAGAAGGCGAAGACATAACAGTCATCACTTATGGCTTAAGTGTGCATTTCGCACTTCAAGCTGCAGAAAGACTTGCTGAGGATGGCATTGAAGCTCATATCCTTGACCTTCGTACAATCTATCCATTGGATAAAGAAGCAATCATCGAAGCTGCTTCTAAAACAGGAAAAGTCCTATTAGTTACAGAAGATAACAAAGAAGGCAGCATTATCAGTGAAGTTTCTGCCATCATTTCTGAAAACTGTCTATTTGATCTGGATGCTCCTATCATGCGACTTGCAGGGCCGGATGTACCAGCGATGCCTTATGCACCTACTATGGAAAAGTACTTCATGATCAACCCAGATAAAGTTGAAAAAGCGATGCGTGAATTAGCAGAGTATTAA
- a CDS encoding dihydrolipoamide acetyltransferase family protein, with protein sequence MAVEKMKMPQLGESVTEGTISKWLVAPGDTVNKYDPIAEVQTDKVNAEVPSSFSGVIKELIGQEGDTLEVGEFICSIETEGGSTEEASSEDKPAEKMEKTEPAKDKKPSAAPVKREPGSKARYSPAVLKISQEHDIDLNQVEGTGKEGRITRKDLMKLIDSGNIPKAGDAPSKPVEAAPEKAPAQEAPAAAPKAQAAPAPSVPVAAGDIEIPVTGVRKAIAANMLRSKHEAPHAWTMMEVDATNLVAYRNEIKGEFKQREGFNLTFFAFFVKAVAQALKEFPQINSMWAGDKIIQKKDVNISIAVATDDALFVPVIKNADEKTIKGIAREITELANKVRTGKLKSDDMQGGTFTVNNTGSFGSVQSMGIINYPQAAILQVESIVKRPVVMDNGMIAVRDMVNLCMSLDHRVLDGLICGRFLQRVKEIIENTSKQSTSIY encoded by the coding sequence GTGGCAGTAGAAAAAATGAAAATGCCTCAGTTAGGGGAAAGTGTAACTGAAGGTACAATTAGTAAATGGCTTGTAGCACCTGGTGATACAGTCAATAAATACGATCCCATTGCAGAAGTTCAAACGGATAAAGTAAATGCGGAAGTCCCATCTTCCTTTTCAGGTGTGATTAAAGAACTGATCGGTCAAGAAGGGGATACTCTGGAAGTAGGGGAATTCATCTGTTCCATCGAAACAGAAGGCGGCAGCACTGAAGAAGCATCTTCAGAAGATAAGCCTGCTGAAAAAATGGAAAAAACCGAGCCTGCGAAGGACAAAAAACCTTCAGCAGCTCCTGTTAAGAGAGAGCCTGGCAGCAAAGCGCGGTATTCTCCAGCTGTCCTAAAGATTTCACAAGAACATGATATTGATTTGAATCAAGTAGAAGGAACAGGAAAAGAAGGAAGAATCACTCGAAAAGATCTAATGAAGCTGATTGATTCCGGCAACATTCCGAAAGCTGGAGATGCACCATCTAAACCAGTAGAAGCTGCTCCGGAAAAAGCACCTGCTCAAGAAGCTCCAGCAGCTGCTCCAAAAGCACAAGCAGCACCTGCTCCATCTGTACCTGTGGCAGCAGGGGATATCGAAATTCCGGTTACAGGCGTCCGTAAAGCGATTGCAGCCAATATGCTCAGAAGCAAGCATGAGGCACCGCACGCTTGGACAATGATGGAAGTGGATGCGACAAATCTGGTTGCATACAGGAATGAGATTAAAGGTGAATTCAAGCAGCGTGAAGGCTTCAATCTTACTTTCTTTGCGTTCTTCGTAAAGGCAGTTGCCCAAGCATTGAAAGAATTCCCTCAGATCAACTCTATGTGGGCTGGAGATAAAATCATCCAGAAGAAAGATGTCAATATTTCAATTGCAGTTGCGACAGATGATGCATTGTTCGTACCAGTGATTAAAAATGCTGATGAGAAGACAATTAAAGGCATTGCAAGAGAAATCACTGAACTTGCCAATAAAGTCCGTACAGGCAAATTGAAATCAGATGATATGCAAGGAGGAACATTCACAGTCAATAACACTGGTTCCTTCGGTTCTGTTCAATCCATGGGTATCATCAATTACCCTCAGGCAGCAATCCTGCAGGTGGAGTCCATCGTTAAACGCCCTGTCGTGATGGATAATGGCATGATTGCAGTAAGAGATATGGTCAACTTGTGCATGTCCCTTGACCACCGTGTTCTTGACGGATTAATCTGCGGCAGATTCCTGCAGCGCGTAAAAGAAATCATCGAAAACACATCCAAACAAAGCACATCCATCTATTAA
- a CDS encoding methylmalonyl-CoA mutase family protein: MSIDQMKSQSFKLRELSEWESLAEKTLKGKSIEDLCTKTYEDIEIKPLYTKEDRPDSAVLPSAKKNNDWYIAQEVTASSLKELEEKISNALSRGQDCISFSLKGIKTSPEEMEQFLQAVFEKNQTLYINDHETVKKIHHFFTEKPDFNGVLAFDLFTHGLQNGKLINKESAAFKDWLNQITTLKNSGSKLRTIEINTSIYQNAGASAVQEIAYALSEAVEYLEIVKENGWGIHEAVEHMVFHFSIGSQFFLEIAKLRAFKHLWKAILREYGVMEEMEAVISAEDSLMTKSALDPYVNMLRTGTEGFAAVVGGVDYLHLSSFNETFEERSVFSERSARSMQLILKEEAHLSKVHDPSAGSYFIENLTSEMGRKAWDFFVELDDRGGIIEALLSGTIQKGISEIAGKREWDAAVRKNAMIGTNIYANLSDSVWDDCLGSEEGAFDMDDYARVERILPFRLSTAFEKLRSKAKKAELNGKKPLAGLICLQTLKAHKARADFASGCLAAGGIDVILSGPCHTAEDIEAFIMQNPLDYYVICGTEEGYGEMAQETLEVLRAHAPNAVVDIAGKPSEDDESILKSNGLNGSIYLKQNLVEKLQSLLLIWEGAEEA, from the coding sequence TTGAGCATCGATCAAATGAAATCTCAATCCTTTAAGCTCAGAGAACTAAGTGAATGGGAATCACTTGCAGAAAAAACACTCAAAGGAAAATCCATCGAAGATCTCTGCACAAAAACCTATGAAGATATCGAAATCAAACCCTTATATACAAAAGAAGACAGACCTGATTCAGCCGTACTGCCTTCAGCTAAGAAGAACAACGACTGGTACATCGCACAAGAAGTGACAGCCAGCTCCCTGAAAGAATTAGAAGAAAAAATCAGCAATGCATTGTCAAGGGGACAGGACTGCATATCATTTTCATTAAAAGGAATCAAAACCTCACCAGAAGAGATGGAACAATTCCTGCAGGCAGTTTTTGAAAAGAATCAAACCCTGTATATCAATGATCATGAAACTGTGAAAAAAATACATCACTTTTTTACAGAAAAACCTGACTTTAATGGGGTTTTAGCATTTGATCTTTTTACGCATGGACTGCAAAATGGAAAATTGATCAATAAGGAATCTGCAGCTTTTAAAGATTGGCTTAATCAGATTACCACATTGAAAAATTCCGGATCTAAATTAAGGACGATTGAAATCAATACGTCCATTTATCAAAATGCCGGAGCAAGTGCTGTACAAGAAATTGCTTACGCATTATCAGAAGCAGTGGAATACCTGGAGATTGTAAAAGAGAATGGCTGGGGCATCCATGAAGCCGTAGAGCACATGGTCTTTCATTTTTCCATAGGAAGCCAATTCTTCTTGGAGATAGCTAAATTAAGGGCATTTAAGCATCTGTGGAAGGCTATTTTAAGAGAATATGGAGTCATGGAAGAAATGGAGGCGGTTATCAGCGCTGAAGATTCCCTCATGACCAAGTCAGCATTGGATCCATATGTCAATATGCTCAGGACAGGAACTGAGGGATTTGCTGCGGTGGTCGGCGGTGTAGACTATCTTCATCTTTCTTCATTCAATGAAACCTTTGAAGAAAGAAGTGTATTTTCTGAAAGATCAGCACGCAGCATGCAGCTGATTTTGAAAGAAGAAGCCCACCTTTCCAAGGTGCATGATCCAAGTGCCGGATCGTATTTCATTGAAAACCTGACTTCCGAAATGGGACGTAAAGCCTGGGACTTCTTTGTAGAATTGGATGACAGGGGAGGGATTATAGAAGCCCTTCTTTCCGGGACCATTCAAAAGGGCATTTCTGAAATCGCCGGTAAACGGGAATGGGATGCAGCTGTACGAAAGAATGCCATGATTGGGACAAATATATATGCCAACTTGTCAGATTCCGTTTGGGATGACTGCCTCGGTTCAGAAGAAGGGGCATTTGATATGGATGACTATGCAAGGGTCGAACGGATCCTTCCGTTCAGGCTCTCCACTGCGTTTGAAAAATTAAGGAGTAAAGCCAAAAAAGCTGAATTAAATGGCAAGAAGCCTTTAGCCGGCTTGATTTGCCTCCAAACATTGAAGGCTCATAAAGCACGGGCCGACTTTGCGTCAGGATGCCTGGCAGCAGGCGGCATTGATGTCATTCTAAGCGGTCCTTGCCACACTGCTGAAGATATCGAAGCTTTCATTATGCAGAATCCACTCGATTACTATGTCATCTGCGGCACAGAAGAAGGTTATGGGGAGATGGCGCAGGAAACGTTAGAAGTCTTGAGGGCACATGCACCAAATGCAGTTGTGGATATTGCAGGGAAGCCTTCTGAGGATGATGAATCCATTCTAAAAAGTAATGGATTGAATGGCTCAATTTACTTAAAGCAGAACCTGGTTGAAAAACTGCAATCACTGTTATTGATTTGGGAAGGAGCTGAAGAAGCATGA